Proteins encoded together in one Sinorhizobium meliloti window:
- a CDS encoding OmpA family protein, giving the protein MIKKCAILAVVAVYLSGCTTTDPYTGEQKMSNTAGGALIGAGLGAATGLLVGGSAAGRRDAALVGAGIGALGGGLVGNYMDQQESELRAQLQGTGVSVTRAGDRIILNMPSNITFATDRDQVIPAFYPTLDSVAIVLRKFNKTLIDVDGHTDSTGSASYNQGLSERRAASVANYLASRGVDQRRMSAVGYGLERPIASNATEVGRAQNRRVEISIAPIKQG; this is encoded by the coding sequence ATGATCAAGAAATGCGCCATCCTGGCTGTCGTGGCCGTCTATCTTTCCGGATGCACCACCACCGATCCCTATACGGGAGAACAGAAGATGTCGAACACGGCCGGAGGCGCTTTGATCGGCGCGGGTCTCGGCGCTGCGACCGGTCTTCTGGTGGGCGGCAGTGCAGCGGGCCGGCGTGATGCCGCTCTTGTCGGCGCAGGCATCGGCGCTCTCGGCGGCGGCCTGGTCGGAAACTACATGGATCAGCAGGAATCGGAACTGCGGGCGCAGCTGCAGGGCACCGGCGTTTCGGTCACCCGCGCCGGCGATCGCATCATCCTGAACATGCCGTCGAACATCACCTTCGCGACCGACCGCGACCAGGTGATTCCGGCCTTCTACCCGACCCTCGACTCGGTTGCGATCGTGCTGCGCAAGTTCAACAAGACGCTGATCGACGTTGACGGTCACACCGACTCGACCGGCAGCGCCTCCTATAACCAGGGACTTTCGGAGCGGCGCGCGGCCTCGGTCGCCAACTATCTCGCCAGCCGTGGCGTCGACCAGCGGCGCATGTCGGCAGTGGGCTACGGCCTGGAGCGGCCGATTGCGTCGAACGCCACCGAGGTCGGCCGCGCCCAGAACCGCCGCGTCGAAATCTCGATCGCGCCGATCAAACAGGGCTGA
- a CDS encoding lysine-2,3-aminomutase-like protein has product MTAERAIRTARELADAGLVGPEQEEAISRVASRYAVAISPAIARLVNRDDPNDPIARQFVPDMAELTLMPEERADPIGDGTHSPVAGIVHRYPDRVLLKAVHVCPVYCRFCFRREMVGPEGLGTLTPAELDAALAYIAGRPEIWEVILTGGDPLVLSPRRLGEIMVRLAEIEHVKVVRFHTRVPVVEPERVDAGLIAALRSSGKATYVALHANHPRELTAEARAAAARLIDAGIVMVSQSVLLKGVNDDPDVLAALMRAFVETRIKPYYLHHPDLAPGTSHFRLSIEEGQALVASLRGRVSGLCQPAYILDIPGGHGKAIVSASAIEAEGGGCYTVTDFRGNRHDYPPKG; this is encoded by the coding sequence ATGACCGCGGAACGCGCCATCAGAACAGCGCGTGAGCTCGCCGACGCCGGTCTCGTTGGGCCAGAGCAGGAAGAGGCGATTTCCCGTGTCGCGTCCCGCTACGCCGTAGCCATCAGCCCGGCAATCGCGCGCCTTGTGAACCGGGACGATCCGAACGACCCGATTGCGCGGCAGTTCGTGCCCGACATGGCCGAACTCACGCTCATGCCGGAAGAGCGTGCCGATCCGATCGGCGACGGCACGCACAGCCCGGTTGCCGGCATCGTCCACCGTTATCCGGACCGGGTGCTCCTGAAGGCGGTTCATGTCTGCCCGGTCTACTGCCGCTTCTGCTTCCGCCGCGAAATGGTCGGCCCCGAGGGTCTCGGCACGCTCACGCCCGCGGAACTCGATGCGGCGCTCGCCTATATCGCCGGGCGCCCGGAAATCTGGGAGGTGATCCTGACCGGCGGCGATCCGCTGGTGCTCTCGCCCCGGCGGCTTGGCGAAATCATGGTGCGGCTCGCAGAAATCGAGCACGTCAAGGTCGTGCGCTTCCACACGCGCGTGCCGGTGGTCGAGCCCGAACGGGTGGATGCGGGGCTGATCGCCGCTTTGAGGAGCAGCGGCAAGGCGACCTATGTGGCGCTTCATGCCAACCATCCGCGGGAACTCACCGCCGAGGCGCGCGCCGCCGCCGCGCGGCTGATCGATGCGGGCATCGTCATGGTGAGCCAGTCGGTGCTGCTGAAGGGCGTCAACGACGACCCGGACGTGCTCGCCGCGCTGATGCGCGCCTTCGTCGAGACGCGGATCAAGCCCTATTACCTGCACCATCCGGATCTTGCGCCCGGCACCAGCCATTTCCGGCTGTCCATCGAGGAGGGCCAGGCGCTCGTCGCCTCGCTGCGTGGACGCGTCTCGGGCCTTTGCCAACCCGCCTACATCCTCGACATCCCGGGCGGCCACGGCAAGGCCATCGTCAGCGCCAGCGCGATCGAGGCGGAAGGCGGCGGCTGCTACACGGTCACCGACTTCCGCGGGAACAGGCACGACTATCCGCCGAAGGGGTGA